The Euphorbia lathyris chromosome 3, ddEupLath1.1, whole genome shotgun sequence genome contains a region encoding:
- the LOC136222565 gene encoding uncharacterized protein isoform X4 has protein sequence MKVADWETSSSEASDTEVNANDANDELYYAPGSLPKLQFRSDISKVRWNDEICMAEVVEKRGKLWTTTGIIRSGKTYCSVEETLFLAELGALVLMDDKDVQLSLKDIYGKIEDEKNGCCRELFEVFRHLKSLGYIVGRHGVPWSMKAIKSNSFQGTPKSSSNIVDTEVNATSFIVKRLSNLQMDELRLNFDVYLPNSKFRKSSPGDPAFLLCLISNWQRSEFHNIKD, from the exons ATGAAAGTGGCGGATTGGGAAACTTCTTCAAGTGAAGCGAGTGACACTGAGGTCAATGCAAATGACGCGAATGATGAATTGTATTATGCTCCTGGTTCTTTGCCCAAGTTGCAGTTTAG gagTGACATTTCAAAGGTTAGATGGAATGATGAGATTTGTATGGCTGAGGTGGTTGAAAAGAGAGGCAAATTGTGGACAACAACAGGAATAATTCGGAGTGGCAAGACCTACTGCTCAGTTGAGGAGACCTT GTTTTTGGCTGAACTTGGTGCATTGGTTCTTATGGATGATAAAGATGTTCAGCTTTCTCTAAAAGATATATATGGGAAGATAGAAGATGAAAAGAATGGGTGTTGTAGAGAGCTGTTTGAGGTCTTTAGGCACCTCAAGTCTCTAGGTTACATTGTTGGGCGTCATGGTGTTCCTTGGTCTATGAAGGCCATCAAGAGTAATTCTTTTCAAGGCACTCCAAAAAGCAGTAGCAACATAGTAGATACTGAAGTAAATGCCACATCATTTATTGTAAAGAGGCTAAGTAATTTGCAGATGGACGAGTTAAGATTGAATTTTGATGTTTATCTCCCAAATAGCAAATTTAGAAAATCTTCACCAGGCGATCCAGCTTTCCTGCTATGCTTAATTAG CAATTGGCAGAGAAGTGAGTTTCATAATATTAAAGACTGA
- the LOC136222565 gene encoding uncharacterized protein isoform X3 — MKVADWETSSSEASDTEVNANDANDELYYAPGSLPKLQFRSDISKVRWNDEICMAEVVEKRGKLWTTTGIIRSGKTYCSVEETLFLAELGALVLMDDKDVQLSLKDIYGKIEDEKNGCCRELFEVFRHLKSLGYIVGRHGVPWSMKAIKSNSFQGTPKSSSNIVDTEVNATSFIVKRLSNLQMDELRLNFDVYLPNSKFRKSSPGDPAFLLCLIRDSPPSKRHIETLDTQCGEVPLQICHVDHGRVSFFSFSK; from the exons ATGAAAGTGGCGGATTGGGAAACTTCTTCAAGTGAAGCGAGTGACACTGAGGTCAATGCAAATGACGCGAATGATGAATTGTATTATGCTCCTGGTTCTTTGCCCAAGTTGCAGTTTAG gagTGACATTTCAAAGGTTAGATGGAATGATGAGATTTGTATGGCTGAGGTGGTTGAAAAGAGAGGCAAATTGTGGACAACAACAGGAATAATTCGGAGTGGCAAGACCTACTGCTCAGTTGAGGAGACCTT GTTTTTGGCTGAACTTGGTGCATTGGTTCTTATGGATGATAAAGATGTTCAGCTTTCTCTAAAAGATATATATGGGAAGATAGAAGATGAAAAGAATGGGTGTTGTAGAGAGCTGTTTGAGGTCTTTAGGCACCTCAAGTCTCTAGGTTACATTGTTGGGCGTCATGGTGTTCCTTGGTCTATGAAGGCCATCAAGAGTAATTCTTTTCAAGGCACTCCAAAAAGCAGTAGCAACATAGTAGATACTGAAGTAAATGCCACATCATTTATTGTAAAGAGGCTAAGTAATTTGCAGATGGACGAGTTAAGATTGAATTTTGATGTTTATCTCCCAAATAGCAAATTTAGAAAATCTTCACCAGGCGATCCAGCTTTCCTGCTATGCTTAATTAG GGATAGTCCACCATCTAAAAGACATATTGAAACCCTTGATACTCAATGTGGGGAAGTTCCTTTGCAGATTTGCCATGTAGATCACGGGCGTGTTAGCTTTTTTTCCTTTAGCAAG tga
- the LOC136222565 gene encoding uncharacterized protein isoform X1, which produces MKVADWETSSSEASDTEVNANDANDELYYAPGSLPKLQFRSDISKVRWNDEICMAEVVEKRGKLWTTTGIIRSGKTYCSVEETLFLAELGALVLMDDKDVQLSLKDIYGKIEDEKNGCCRELFEVFRHLKSLGYIVGRHGVPWSMKAIKSNSFQGTPKSSSNIVDTEVNATSFIVKRLSNLQMDELRLNFDVYLPNSKFRKSSPGDPAFLLCLIRDSPPSKRHIETLDTQCGEVPLQICHVDHGRVSFFSFSKVELPVLP; this is translated from the exons ATGAAAGTGGCGGATTGGGAAACTTCTTCAAGTGAAGCGAGTGACACTGAGGTCAATGCAAATGACGCGAATGATGAATTGTATTATGCTCCTGGTTCTTTGCCCAAGTTGCAGTTTAG gagTGACATTTCAAAGGTTAGATGGAATGATGAGATTTGTATGGCTGAGGTGGTTGAAAAGAGAGGCAAATTGTGGACAACAACAGGAATAATTCGGAGTGGCAAGACCTACTGCTCAGTTGAGGAGACCTT GTTTTTGGCTGAACTTGGTGCATTGGTTCTTATGGATGATAAAGATGTTCAGCTTTCTCTAAAAGATATATATGGGAAGATAGAAGATGAAAAGAATGGGTGTTGTAGAGAGCTGTTTGAGGTCTTTAGGCACCTCAAGTCTCTAGGTTACATTGTTGGGCGTCATGGTGTTCCTTGGTCTATGAAGGCCATCAAGAGTAATTCTTTTCAAGGCACTCCAAAAAGCAGTAGCAACATAGTAGATACTGAAGTAAATGCCACATCATTTATTGTAAAGAGGCTAAGTAATTTGCAGATGGACGAGTTAAGATTGAATTTTGATGTTTATCTCCCAAATAGCAAATTTAGAAAATCTTCACCAGGCGATCCAGCTTTCCTGCTATGCTTAATTAG GGATAGTCCACCATCTAAAAGACATATTGAAACCCTTGATACTCAATGTGGGGAAGTTCCTTTGCAGATTTGCCATGTAGATCACGGGCGTGTTAGCTTTTTTTCCTTTAGCAAGGTAGAGCTGCCTGTGCTACCCTAA
- the LOC136222225 gene encoding nuclear pore complex protein NUP93A-like gives MANEHEISGWTDLLHSSTKLLEQAAPSAQFPTLQRNLDQLEALSKKLKAKTIRTEAPSQSIAATRLLAREGINAEQLARDLKSFELKTTFEDVFPAEATSVEEYLQQVHEMAMVSAMQEAQKDNLRSFNDYMVNVLEENWQKEKRDFLQSLNRISTLPRTNAVNGSGGTRSGQLALMASSSQVSSGPTGMELVPLANKPILEKKASAYAEAVKNLNNARERSLQFKPATAFKSAYDSLSLEPSSAKSVNMQKIWHLVQTLMGENSTNQRGFSRKMSLIIGARRHLEWGHEKYIMDTIQSHPAQAALGGAVGNLQKVRAFLRIRLRDYGVLDFDAGDTRRQPPVDTTWQQIYFCLRTGYYDEARNIVLSSRASQQFAPLLTEWINTGGMVPPEIAAAASDECEKMLRMVDRVGRAAYDKKKLLLYAIVSGSRRHIDRLLRDLPTLFNTIEDFLWFKLSVVRDTHSGTSSVVLNEGSVPYSLEDLQGYLNKFESSYYTKNGKDPLVYPYVLLLSIQLQKAVLHLSKEVADEGYDVDAVHISIVLSDHGVLSELAGSGQTLGLMDAYAEVSSIIRQYGSVYIRNGNLAVALEYYAQAAATVGGGEVSWTGRGNVDQQRQKSLMLKQLLTELLLQDGGIYLLLGPHGAGEEGQLVRFLSNFTERRHFLLEAARQCLEAGLYDKSIEIQKRVGAFSMALDTINACLCEAICAVSRGRSDGESRTAGLIHSGNEILETFKYYPEVSLQEREHALEQETVLRQLEAILSVHKLARLGNYLDALREVAKLPFLPLDPRVPDVTADPFQNLSPYVQVCVPELLKIALTCLDNVADSDGSLRAMRAKIAQFLANNTSRNWPRELFQKAARDL, from the exons ATGGCAAATGAACATGAAATTAGTGGCTGGACCGATCTGCTTCATTCCTCCACGAAGCTGCTCGAGCAAGCTGCTCCTTCTGCTCAGTTCCCTACTCTCCAG AGGAACTTGGATCAATTAGAAGCATTATCCAAGAAGCTCAAGGCAAAAACCATAAGAACAGAGGCTCCTTCTCAATCTATTGCGGCAACAAG GCTTCTTGCAAGAGAGGGAATAAATGCTGAGCAGCTTGCACGAGATCTTAAGTCTTTTGAGTTGAAG ACAACATTTGAGGATGTGTTTCCTGCTGAGGCTACAAGCGTTGAAGAATATTTGCAACAG GTTCATGAAATGGCAATGGTATCTGCTATGCAGGAAGCTCAGAAAGATAACCTAAGAAGCTTTAACGATTATATGGTGAACGTTTTGGAG GAAAATTGGCAAAAAGAAAAGCGTGATTTTCTTCAGAGCCTCAACCGAATTTCAACTTTACCCAGGACAAATGCAGTTAATGGAAGTGGAGGTACTCGTTCTGGTCAATTAGCATTGATGGCTTCCAGTTCTCAGGTTTCTTCTGGCCCGACTGGCATGGAGCTTGTGCCCTTGGCTAACAAGCCAATCTTGGAGAAAAAAGCATCAGCCTATGCTGAAGCTGTCAAGAATCTGAACAATGCAAGAGAACGCAGCTTGCAATTTAAA CCTGCAACAGCCTTCAAGAGTGCTTATGATAGTTTGAGTCTTGAACCTTCTAGTGCAAAATCAGTGAATATGCAGAAGATATGGCATCTTGTTCAG ACATTGATGGGTGAGAATTCAACAAATCAACGGGGCTTTTCAAGAAAGATGTCATTAATTATTGGTGCAAGGCGCCATCTAGAATGGGGGCATGAAAAGTATATTATGGATACAATACAAAGTCATCCAGCACAG GCTGCCCTTGGTGGAGCAGTTGGGAATTTACAAAAAGTCCGTGCATTTCTTCGG ATTCGTTTGAGGGATTATGGAGTTCTAGATTTTGATGCAGGAGATACTCGTAGGCAGCCCCCAGTTGATACCACATGGCAGCAG atttattttTGCTTGCGAACTGGATATTATGATGAAGCAAGAAACATTGTCCTGTCATCCCGTGCTTCACAGCAATTTGCTCCTCTG CTTACAGAATGGATAAACACTGGAGGAATGGTGCCTCCAGAAATCGCAGCTGCTGCTTCTGATGAATGTGAAAAAATGTTAAGAATGGTTGATCGAGTGGGTCGAGCTGCATACGACAAGAAAAAGTTGTTGCTCTATGCTATAGTATCTGGTTCAAGGAGGCACATTGACCGCCTTCTGAGAGACCTACCTACACTTTTTAATACTATTGAAGATTTTTTGTGGTTCAAGTTATCAGTTGTACGAGATACCCATAGTGGAACCTCATCTGTGGTCCTGAATGAAGGTTCAGTGCCTTATAGTTTGGAAGATTTGCAGGGTTACCTAAATAAATTCGAGTCATCATATTATACCAAAAATGGGAAGGACCCTCTGGTTTATCCTTATGTTTTGCTTTTGAGCATCCAGTTGCAAAAAGCAGTGCTACATTTGTCGAAAGAAGTTGCAGATGAAGGATATGATGTTGACGCTGTCCATATATCAATTGTGCTATCAGACCATGGGGTTCTTTCTGAACTTGCTGGGAGTGGACAAACACTGGGTCTCATGGATGCTTATGCAGAAGTGTCTAGTATAATTAGGCAGTATGGTTCCGTATATATACGTAATGGTAATCTCGCGGTGGCATTAGAATATTATGCACAAGCTGCTGCGACAGTAGGGGGTGGAGAGGTATCATGGACTGGGAGAGGCAATGTGGACCAACAGAGACAGAAAAGTTTGATGCTGAAGCAACTCCTTACTGAACTGTTGTTACAGGATGGTGGTATATATTTGTTACTTGGTCCACATGGCGCTGGAGAAGAAGGTCAGTTGGTGCGGTTTTTGAGCAATTTCACAGAAAGACGGCACTTTCTGCTTGAAGCTGCTCGCCAGTGTCTGGAAGCTGGACTCTATGACAAA TCTATAGAAATTCAGAAGAGGGTTGGAGCATTCTCTATGGCTTTGGATACAATTAATGCGTGCCTGTGTGAAGCAATTTGTGCAGTCTCACGTGGTAGATCTGATGGTGAGAGCCGGACTGCTGGTCTCATTCATTCTGGCAATGAGATTTTGGAAACATTCAAGTATTATCCTGAAGTCAG TCTTCAGGAGAGAGAGCATGCTTTAGAGCAAGAAACTGTATTGAGACAACTTGAGGCAATTTTATCTGTTCACAAGTTGGCAAGGCTGGGAAATTACCTTGATGCTTTAAGGGAGGTTGCTAAACTTCCCTTCCTACCATTAGATCCACGAGTACCAGATGTCACTGCAGATCCATTTCAAAATTTGTCTCCCTATGTCCAAGTTTGCGTACCTGAACTTCTGAAGATTGCTCTTACATGTCTTGACAATGTCGCAGATTCTGATGGGTCACTCCGAGCCATGAGAGCCAAG ATTGCACAATTTCTTGCAAATAATACAAGTAGGAATTGGCCTCGGGAATTGTTCCAAAAAGCTGCCCGAGATTTGTGA
- the LOC136222565 gene encoding uncharacterized protein isoform X2: MKVADWETSSSEASDTEVNANDANDELYYAPGSLPKLQFRSDISKVRWNDEICMAEVVEKRGKLWTTTGIIRSGKTYCSVEETLFLAELGALVLMDDKDVQLSLKDIYGKIEDEKNGCCRELFEVFRHLKSLGYIVGRHGVPWSMKAIKSNSFQGTPKSSSNIVDTEVNATSFIVKRLSNLQMDELRLNFDVYLPNSKFRKSSPGDPAFLLCLIRDSPPSKRHIETLDTQCGEVPLQICHVDHGRVSFFSFSKQLAEK, translated from the exons ATGAAAGTGGCGGATTGGGAAACTTCTTCAAGTGAAGCGAGTGACACTGAGGTCAATGCAAATGACGCGAATGATGAATTGTATTATGCTCCTGGTTCTTTGCCCAAGTTGCAGTTTAG gagTGACATTTCAAAGGTTAGATGGAATGATGAGATTTGTATGGCTGAGGTGGTTGAAAAGAGAGGCAAATTGTGGACAACAACAGGAATAATTCGGAGTGGCAAGACCTACTGCTCAGTTGAGGAGACCTT GTTTTTGGCTGAACTTGGTGCATTGGTTCTTATGGATGATAAAGATGTTCAGCTTTCTCTAAAAGATATATATGGGAAGATAGAAGATGAAAAGAATGGGTGTTGTAGAGAGCTGTTTGAGGTCTTTAGGCACCTCAAGTCTCTAGGTTACATTGTTGGGCGTCATGGTGTTCCTTGGTCTATGAAGGCCATCAAGAGTAATTCTTTTCAAGGCACTCCAAAAAGCAGTAGCAACATAGTAGATACTGAAGTAAATGCCACATCATTTATTGTAAAGAGGCTAAGTAATTTGCAGATGGACGAGTTAAGATTGAATTTTGATGTTTATCTCCCAAATAGCAAATTTAGAAAATCTTCACCAGGCGATCCAGCTTTCCTGCTATGCTTAATTAG GGATAGTCCACCATCTAAAAGACATATTGAAACCCTTGATACTCAATGTGGGGAAGTTCCTTTGCAGATTTGCCATGTAGATCACGGGCGTGTTAGCTTTTTTTCCTTTAGCAAG CAATTGGCAGAGAAGTGA